A portion of the Pseudarthrobacter sp. L1SW genome contains these proteins:
- a CDS encoding PucR family transcriptional regulator, which translates to MPISLQDVLKHPTLTPADPVIRAAAGVAVQTQLRWIHSSEVLDIAPLLGGGELLLTGGQALAAATDKRRIGYIWELAERGVAALAIETGPALPSIPSSMVGAAEAAGIPLIELRKVVPFVGVMEAINSLLVSVSAAHLQQADRASHAMAVELAHGGSLDRILAVLADATGAEVVLTSNAGAPLASALPADFVGNAGLTPAADADQDRARTTHIDVSVRGIPSARLSLHTLPGGDVSLARIAGTRAVDILALALLQRMPPGLKEMAGAALIRAVDSGTQNWRLQQLAPAAGIPPAAQLVAVVIRSPGSRQLRTTVEQLLDRVGRHSASYADNEELLALAVLRTGKAHEDRSGILAGLRTLDLPEGSISSVGPVASGISAAPWSLAEARLTLDVGGGGEPRPPGSRMASEVLDAEAFGVERLAFHSLDEVQRTDFVRQQLGALLEHDEQRHSALVETLRVWLDSGCNTAQAARELHLERQSMHQRLTRIFSLCGGDPRGTGRLAALHLAARLATPQPT; encoded by the coding sequence ATGCCCATAAGCCTGCAGGATGTTTTGAAACACCCCACCCTCACCCCTGCGGACCCCGTCATCCGCGCAGCGGCGGGCGTGGCAGTCCAAACCCAGCTGCGCTGGATCCACTCCAGTGAAGTGTTGGACATCGCCCCGTTACTTGGCGGTGGTGAACTCCTGCTCACCGGCGGCCAGGCGCTGGCCGCGGCGACGGACAAGCGGCGTATCGGCTACATCTGGGAGCTGGCGGAACGGGGAGTGGCTGCACTGGCCATTGAGACGGGCCCAGCCCTGCCGTCCATTCCGTCCTCCATGGTGGGTGCAGCTGAGGCCGCGGGAATTCCCTTGATAGAGCTGCGCAAAGTGGTGCCCTTCGTGGGCGTCATGGAGGCCATCAATTCGCTGCTGGTGAGCGTGTCGGCTGCGCACCTTCAGCAGGCTGACCGGGCAAGCCACGCCATGGCGGTGGAGCTGGCCCACGGCGGCAGCCTCGACCGGATCCTGGCCGTCCTGGCCGACGCTACGGGCGCGGAAGTTGTCCTGACGTCCAACGCGGGGGCTCCGCTGGCAAGCGCACTGCCTGCTGACTTTGTTGGGAATGCCGGGCTGACGCCCGCGGCGGACGCCGACCAGGACCGTGCGCGCACCACCCATATCGATGTGTCCGTGCGGGGTATCCCTTCAGCGCGCCTGAGCCTCCACACCTTGCCGGGCGGGGATGTAAGCCTGGCAAGGATTGCCGGGACACGCGCAGTGGATATTCTGGCACTGGCCCTGCTGCAGCGCATGCCGCCTGGCCTGAAGGAGATGGCAGGAGCCGCCCTGATCCGCGCCGTTGATTCCGGCACCCAAAACTGGCGGCTCCAGCAACTGGCGCCGGCTGCAGGCATCCCCCCGGCTGCGCAGCTGGTGGCAGTTGTGATCCGGTCGCCCGGTTCCCGGCAGCTGCGCACCACCGTGGAGCAGCTGCTGGACCGGGTGGGCCGGCACAGTGCCAGCTACGCGGACAACGAGGAGCTGTTGGCGCTCGCAGTGTTGCGGACCGGCAAAGCGCATGAGGACCGGAGCGGGATCCTGGCCGGACTCCGGACGCTCGACTTGCCGGAGGGCAGCATCAGCTCGGTGGGTCCCGTGGCCTCCGGAATCTCGGCGGCACCGTGGTCGCTTGCGGAGGCGCGGCTGACGCTGGATGTGGGGGGCGGCGGTGAGCCGCGCCCGCCCGGGTCGCGAATGGCCAGCGAGGTGCTCGACGCCGAGGCCTTCGGAGTGGAACGCCTTGCGTTCCATTCCCTGGACGAGGTGCAGCGGACCGATTTTGTCCGGCAGCAGCTCGGTGCCCTTCTTGAGCACGATGAGCAGCGGCATTCGGCGTTGGTGGAAACCTTGAGGGTCTGGCTGGACTCCGGATGCAATACGGCGCAGGCCGCGCGGGAGCTGCACCTGGAACGCCAGTCGATGCACCAGCGGCTGACGCGGATTTTCTCCCTCTGCGGCGGCGATCCCCGCGGCACCGGCCGCCTCGCTGCCCTGCACCTGGCGGCCCGCCTCGCCACCCCGCAGCCCACCTAG
- a CDS encoding polysaccharide deacetylase, whose protein sequence is MTEAFPDSAHPITWPEGKRAAASFTFDVDAESCTIAHDPKSTSRMSLMTHQSYGPKVAVPRLLQILQRQDIRTTFFVPGFTAECYPDTVRRIVDAGHEVAHHGYLHEPMQGISAETEARYIDRGLEALAKAAGVEPVGYRAPWWELNWHSAGLLADRGFLYDSSLLDGDAPYRFSVAPGDSRDIVEIPVDWALDDWEQYAFYPGVTGSGVIESPAKVLEMWTLEAEAHHAQGSCFVLTNHPFISGRPSKAVALERLIERVKGMDGMWVATMEEIAEHTRRTVQEVHTHARIEVPGFPDTGARFTPSAVRESRPAAAG, encoded by the coding sequence ATGACTGAAGCTTTCCCCGACTCCGCCCACCCGATCACCTGGCCCGAGGGCAAGCGTGCCGCAGCATCCTTCACGTTCGACGTCGACGCTGAGTCCTGCACCATCGCCCACGATCCCAAGAGCACAAGCCGCATGTCCCTGATGACCCACCAGTCCTACGGGCCCAAGGTTGCGGTCCCGCGGCTGCTGCAGATCCTCCAGCGGCAGGACATCCGCACCACGTTCTTCGTCCCCGGCTTCACGGCCGAGTGCTACCCGGACACCGTCCGGCGGATCGTGGACGCGGGGCACGAGGTGGCCCACCACGGCTACCTGCACGAGCCCATGCAGGGGATCAGCGCGGAGACAGAGGCGCGGTACATCGACCGCGGACTCGAGGCGCTGGCCAAGGCCGCCGGGGTGGAGCCGGTGGGCTACCGGGCGCCGTGGTGGGAACTGAACTGGCACTCCGCCGGGCTCCTGGCGGACCGCGGGTTCCTCTATGATTCAAGCCTGCTCGACGGCGATGCCCCCTACCGCTTCAGCGTCGCCCCTGGCGACTCCCGGGACATTGTGGAGATCCCCGTGGACTGGGCCCTGGACGACTGGGAGCAGTATGCCTTCTACCCGGGCGTGACAGGCAGCGGCGTCATCGAGAGCCCAGCCAAGGTCCTGGAAATGTGGACGCTCGAGGCAGAGGCCCACCATGCCCAGGGCAGCTGCTTTGTCCTCACCAACCACCCCTTCATCTCCGGCCGGCCCTCCAAAGCCGTTGCCTTGGAACGGCTTATTGAGCGGGTCAAGGGCATGGACGGCATGTGGGTGGCAACCATGGAGGAGATCGCTGAGCACACCCGGCGGACAGTCCAGGAGGTCCACACCCACGCACGGATCGAGGTGCCGGGCTTCCCCGACACCGGGGCGAGGTTCACCCCGTCAGCCGTCCGGGAGTCGCGGCCCGCCGCCGCAGGCTAA
- a CDS encoding cytosine permease, which translates to MQDNLSTKQSGPAMAPAEDCEAWLQPIPESQRTHKVSGQFWIWAGANLAPINWVLGALGIHLGLGFADTVTVLVLGNLIGMLLFGCFVLLGQKTGATGMVLARAAFGRRGNYLPAAIQALLVIGWCAVNTWIILDLVMALFGTLGWVDPTTHNYAWKIGVATAIMAAQVAIAWFGYKAIAAFEKWTVPPTIIILAVMSAVAWFGMKIDWGYAGPAGDILEGSERIAAMSAVMTAIGIGWGITWFTYAADYSRFVSTEVPKKKVYLASVLGQFIPVVWLGVLGASLATNSGEIDPGKLIVQNFGVLALPVLLMVLHGPIATNILNIYTFSVATQALDITISRRKLNLFVGVFSLAAVVFFIFQEDFAAVLDAWLIGLVAWVAAWGGVMLVHYFWIDKRWPGNPERLFDGVGTRRLPGVNWAGVTSLLVGIFATWLFMYGLVPAMQGPMAVALGGWDLSWLAGGLASATSYAILGPKVHRRFIEQAPSHAATLQLPTELTGAAAQPGTPAAL; encoded by the coding sequence ATGCAAGACAACCTCTCCACGAAGCAGTCCGGGCCGGCAATGGCGCCGGCCGAAGACTGCGAAGCCTGGCTCCAGCCCATTCCCGAGTCCCAGCGCACGCACAAAGTTTCCGGCCAGTTCTGGATCTGGGCCGGCGCCAACCTGGCACCGATCAACTGGGTACTGGGTGCCCTCGGAATCCACCTGGGGTTGGGTTTCGCGGACACCGTGACAGTCCTGGTGCTGGGCAACCTGATCGGCATGCTGCTCTTCGGCTGCTTCGTCCTGCTGGGCCAAAAGACCGGCGCCACCGGCATGGTCCTGGCCCGTGCCGCATTCGGCCGGCGCGGCAACTACCTCCCCGCCGCCATCCAGGCGCTCCTGGTCATCGGCTGGTGCGCGGTGAACACCTGGATCATTCTGGACCTGGTCATGGCGCTCTTCGGAACGCTCGGCTGGGTTGACCCCACCACCCACAACTACGCCTGGAAGATCGGCGTCGCCACCGCCATCATGGCCGCCCAGGTAGCCATTGCATGGTTCGGCTACAAGGCAATCGCCGCCTTCGAAAAGTGGACCGTCCCGCCCACCATCATCATCCTGGCAGTAATGTCCGCAGTGGCCTGGTTCGGCATGAAGATCGACTGGGGCTACGCCGGCCCGGCCGGCGACATCCTGGAAGGCTCCGAGCGCATCGCCGCCATGAGTGCCGTCATGACTGCCATCGGCATCGGCTGGGGCATCACCTGGTTCACCTACGCCGCGGACTACTCCCGGTTCGTGAGCACCGAAGTGCCCAAGAAGAAGGTCTACCTCGCATCGGTCCTGGGCCAGTTCATCCCGGTCGTCTGGCTGGGCGTCCTGGGTGCAAGCCTGGCCACCAACAGCGGCGAAATCGATCCCGGAAAGCTGATTGTCCAGAACTTCGGGGTCCTCGCCCTGCCGGTGCTCCTGATGGTGCTGCACGGCCCCATCGCCACCAACATCCTCAACATCTACACCTTCTCGGTGGCCACGCAGGCGCTGGACATCACCATCAGCCGCCGCAAGCTCAACCTGTTCGTCGGCGTCTTCTCCCTCGCCGCCGTCGTCTTCTTCATCTTCCAGGAGGACTTCGCCGCAGTCCTCGACGCCTGGCTCATCGGCCTGGTGGCCTGGGTGGCCGCCTGGGGCGGCGTAATGCTGGTGCACTACTTCTGGATCGACAAGCGCTGGCCCGGCAACCCTGAAAGGCTGTTCGACGGCGTCGGCACCAGGCGGCTCCCCGGCGTCAACTGGGCGGGCGTCACCTCCCTCCTGGTGGGCATCTTCGCCACGTGGCTGTTTATGTACGGACTCGTTCCGGCGATGCAGGGCCCCATGGCCGTCGCCCTGGGCGGCTGGGACCTGTCATGGCTCGCCGGCGGTCTTGCGAGCGCCACCAGCTACGCCATCCTGGGCCCCAAGGTGCACCGCAGGTTCATTGAACAGGCCCCATCACACGCTGCAACCCTCCAGCTGCCCACCGAACTGACAGGCGCCGCGGCCCAGCCCGGCACGCCTGCAGCCCTCTGA
- a CDS encoding PhoX family protein, which yields MAPQGGLILAEDGDGVSHLVGVTDQGMSYPLARNEFNDSEFCGPASRMAGRPSGQEEVRV from the coding sequence GTGGCACCCCAGGGCGGGCTGATCCTGGCAGAAGACGGCGACGGCGTCTCGCACCTCGTGGGCGTCACAGACCAGGGCATGTCCTACCCGCTGGCCCGGAACGAATTCAACGACTCGGAGTTCTGCGGCCCGGCTTCACGGATGGCCGGAAGGCCATCCGGCCAGGAGGAGGTGCGCGTGTAG
- a CDS encoding PKD domain-containing protein: MTTGCAQGPGVLSGTITTEALSPPATSTQPGPAPSAQASDSPLQVITIPLGKNSGVEARFPINGYFAAPGMEITFNASKSVGAISTYEWDFDGDGTYDASTTVPVYKHTYWDEFEGELALRVSNPIGSTHVLRIPVHVSTKPFHQQLAPPKNVRAETLSTVNGISEIKVSWESDDLAADSWAIAINGMPVGRIEKAARSTTVTDIQRKEDVLVEVFGVTADMEVGLRAGTTLPAAK, from the coding sequence TTGACCACAGGCTGCGCCCAGGGGCCGGGTGTCCTGTCCGGCACCATAACAACCGAGGCCCTCTCCCCGCCTGCCACCTCCACTCAGCCCGGTCCGGCACCGTCCGCCCAGGCCAGTGACTCTCCGCTGCAGGTCATTACCATCCCTTTGGGTAAGAACAGCGGGGTTGAAGCCAGGTTCCCCATTAACGGCTACTTCGCAGCGCCGGGCATGGAGATCACCTTCAATGCCTCTAAGTCCGTCGGCGCAATCAGTACCTATGAGTGGGACTTCGATGGGGACGGCACCTACGATGCGAGCACCACAGTGCCCGTCTACAAGCACACTTATTGGGACGAGTTCGAAGGAGAGTTGGCGCTGCGGGTCTCGAACCCCATCGGAAGCACGCACGTCCTGAGGATCCCGGTTCACGTCAGCACGAAGCCATTTCATCAGCAGTTGGCCCCGCCGAAAAACGTCCGGGCAGAGACGCTCTCCACCGTCAACGGGATCAGCGAAATCAAGGTGTCCTGGGAGTCCGACGATCTGGCTGCTGACTCCTGGGCTATCGCCATCAACGGCATGCCGGTCGGCCGCATCGAAAAGGCAGCACGCTCCACTACGGTCACCGACATCCAGCGGAAAGAAGACGTGCTGGTAGAAGTTTTTGGGGTAACCGCGGACATGGAAGTTGGACTCCGTGCGGGGACGACGCTGCCTGCAGCCAAGTAG
- a CDS encoding AAA family ATPase, which translates to MAASRNPLDDLRETIGHLTDQLRLHGSERVDDLVGDLIGARPGPARPLSEVQAELDALVGLETVKEQVRALVALLQVQARRKTHSLPEVATSQHLVFLGNPGTGKTTVARLLAEMYRAVGLLQKGHLVEVDRSGLVGQYVGATAIKTDRVIRRALDGVLFIDEAYALAPEDGRTDFGPEAIEVLLKRMEDHRHRLVVIVAGYPRLMESFLLSNPGLRSRFAREITFPDYSVDALQTIFHQMLAQHEYRLEPGADQTLRRILTGLHAGEDSGNARFARTLFEQAINRQALRLSLDEEQSLDALDREAVMTLTADDIVEAALALGEQPEPEPTPEPEPEQPRWWRWLV; encoded by the coding sequence ATGGCTGCCAGCCGCAATCCGCTCGACGACCTGCGCGAAACCATCGGCCACCTGACCGATCAGCTCAGGCTGCACGGTTCCGAGCGCGTTGACGACCTGGTGGGCGATCTCATCGGTGCGAGGCCCGGGCCGGCCCGCCCGCTGTCCGAAGTGCAGGCCGAGCTCGACGCACTGGTCGGACTGGAGACCGTAAAGGAACAGGTGCGGGCCCTCGTCGCCCTGCTCCAGGTCCAGGCCCGCCGTAAGACGCATAGCTTGCCGGAAGTGGCGACATCACAGCATCTGGTGTTCCTCGGAAACCCGGGCACGGGCAAGACCACCGTGGCGCGGCTCCTGGCCGAGATGTACCGCGCGGTGGGTCTGCTGCAGAAAGGCCACCTGGTCGAAGTCGACCGTTCGGGCCTGGTGGGGCAGTACGTCGGCGCGACCGCCATCAAGACGGACCGGGTAATCCGGCGTGCGCTGGACGGCGTCCTGTTCATCGACGAAGCCTACGCGCTGGCCCCGGAAGACGGCCGGACGGACTTCGGCCCCGAGGCGATCGAGGTCCTGCTCAAGCGGATGGAGGACCACCGGCACCGCTTGGTGGTGATCGTGGCCGGGTACCCGCGGCTGATGGAGTCCTTCCTGCTCTCGAACCCCGGATTGCGCTCCCGGTTCGCCCGCGAGATCACTTTCCCCGACTACTCCGTGGACGCACTCCAGACGATCTTCCACCAGATGCTGGCCCAGCACGAGTACAGGCTGGAGCCTGGTGCGGACCAGACACTGCGCCGCATCCTCACCGGGCTGCACGCAGGCGAGGACTCCGGCAACGCACGGTTCGCCCGTACGCTGTTCGAGCAGGCGATCAACCGCCAGGCGCTGCGGCTGTCGCTCGACGAAGAACAAAGCCTCGACGCGCTCGATCGTGAGGCCGTCATGACGCTCACGGCGGACGACATCGTGGAGGCCGCGCTGGCCTTGGGCGAGCAGCCGGAGCCGGAACCGACGCCAGAACCGGAACCTGAGCAGCCCCGCTGGTGGCGCTGGCTGGTCTGA
- a CDS encoding DUF559 domain-containing protein, which produces MRKQVLPLPLATAPFTFASARASGVTLDRLRRNDVVNVGRGLYRPADWDFDLEDAARVLSAASPGAWISHVTAARLRCQLLPPWLADSTELHLSKPRALPSVRRKGIFGHTVLALENEVEVVDGIRLSTRSRTWLDLAKVLPLHDLVSMGDELIRIPRVDFEGRTQPYDTPAGLRILVGRHPNLQGIVKAREALDLMRVGADSAPESLLRLAIVSADLPEPELQVLLRAGDARSPSADLAYRHRRLAIQYDGGHHLGDAQILSDRRRDKAFESAGWTVLVFDKDDLADDFQRAVQRIKRALRNGPLDHPQASGFASGE; this is translated from the coding sequence ATGCGAAAGCAAGTTCTTCCCCTTCCGTTGGCAACAGCTCCCTTCACCTTCGCGTCGGCCAGGGCTTCCGGCGTCACGTTGGACCGGCTCCGGCGCAACGATGTAGTCAACGTGGGCCGCGGCCTCTACCGTCCCGCAGACTGGGACTTCGACCTGGAAGACGCCGCCAGAGTGTTGTCCGCCGCGTCGCCGGGAGCTTGGATCTCGCACGTGACAGCGGCGCGGCTCCGGTGCCAACTGCTGCCACCGTGGCTGGCGGACTCCACAGAATTGCACCTCAGCAAGCCTCGTGCGCTGCCGTCGGTCCGCCGCAAGGGCATCTTCGGCCATACCGTCCTTGCCCTTGAAAATGAGGTTGAGGTGGTCGATGGCATCCGGCTGAGCACCCGGTCCCGCACCTGGCTCGACCTGGCAAAGGTTCTGCCGCTCCACGACCTGGTGAGCATGGGTGATGAACTCATCCGCATCCCGCGGGTGGATTTCGAGGGAAGGACGCAGCCCTACGACACCCCGGCGGGGTTGCGCATCCTGGTCGGCCGCCACCCGAATCTCCAGGGCATCGTCAAGGCGCGTGAAGCATTGGACCTGATGCGCGTGGGCGCGGACTCGGCGCCCGAATCGCTGCTGCGCCTGGCCATCGTCAGTGCAGACCTGCCCGAGCCCGAACTCCAGGTGCTGTTGCGCGCCGGAGACGCACGGTCGCCGTCGGCCGACCTCGCCTATCGTCACCGCCGCCTTGCCATCCAGTACGACGGCGGACATCACCTTGGTGACGCACAGATCCTCAGCGACAGGAGACGGGACAAGGCCTTCGAATCAGCAGGCTGGACGGTCCTTGTCTTCGACAAGGACGACCTCGCTGACGATTTTCAGCGCGCAGTACAGCGGATAAAACGGGCGCTCCGAAACGGTCCGCTTGACCACCCCCAAGCGTCCGGGTTTGCCAGCGGCGAGTGA
- a CDS encoding ABC transporter substrate-binding protein produces MSDPSNRNPQDSTRIVAGQSNTPRRPLGQKIGIAAVLLALVGGGAAIAATANGGAAPATATAEETVPAGNPAAELKLGYFGNVTHAPALVGVSQGYIAGELGGTKLSTQVFNAGPAAIEALNAGAIDATYIGPNPAINSFVKSGGESINIIAGAAAGGAQLVVKPEINSAADLEGKILASPQLGGTQDVALRAWLAAQGYKTNVDGSGDVAINPTENAQTLKLFQDGKLDGAWLPEPWASRLVLTAGAKVLVDEKDLWDGSLSGKPGEFPTTILIVNQKFAADHPDTVKALLKGHVKSVEWLNGAASGEKASVINAALKEAAGAELKADVIDRSLKNIVFTVDPLAGTYQKLLADGVTAGTTKQADINGIFDLRALNSVSGEKTSAAGLGQE; encoded by the coding sequence ATGTCAGACCCCTCGAACAGGAACCCCCAAGACTCCACCCGCATCGTTGCGGGGCAGTCCAACACACCCAGGCGTCCGCTGGGCCAGAAGATTGGCATTGCCGCCGTCCTCCTTGCCCTGGTGGGAGGCGGCGCAGCCATCGCTGCCACCGCGAATGGCGGCGCCGCTCCCGCTACCGCCACCGCCGAGGAAACCGTCCCCGCCGGCAACCCCGCCGCCGAATTGAAGCTTGGCTACTTCGGCAACGTCACCCACGCCCCCGCCCTCGTCGGCGTCAGCCAGGGCTACATCGCCGGCGAACTGGGCGGCACCAAGCTCAGCACCCAGGTGTTCAACGCCGGGCCAGCAGCCATCGAGGCGCTCAATGCCGGCGCCATCGACGCCACCTACATCGGCCCGAACCCCGCCATCAACTCGTTCGTCAAGAGCGGCGGCGAGTCGATCAACATCATCGCCGGCGCCGCGGCAGGCGGTGCCCAACTGGTGGTCAAGCCGGAGATCAACTCTGCGGCAGACCTCGAAGGCAAGATCCTCGCCTCCCCGCAGCTTGGCGGGACCCAGGACGTCGCCCTCCGCGCCTGGCTTGCCGCGCAGGGTTACAAGACCAACGTTGACGGCAGCGGCGACGTCGCCATCAACCCCACCGAGAACGCCCAGACCCTGAAACTGTTCCAGGACGGAAAGCTCGACGGCGCGTGGCTGCCTGAGCCCTGGGCCTCCCGCCTGGTGCTGACCGCCGGCGCCAAGGTGCTGGTGGACGAGAAGGACCTCTGGGACGGCTCGCTTTCCGGCAAGCCGGGCGAGTTCCCCACCACCATCCTGATCGTGAACCAGAAGTTCGCCGCAGACCACCCGGACACCGTCAAGGCACTCCTGAAGGGCCACGTGAAATCCGTCGAGTGGCTGAACGGGGCAGCCAGCGGCGAGAAGGCCAGCGTCATCAACGCCGCGCTCAAGGAAGCCGCCGGAGCCGAACTGAAGGCCGACGTGATCGACCGGTCCCTGAAGAACATCGTGTTTACCGTGGACCCGCTGGCCGGGACCTACCAGAAGCTCCTGGCCGACGGCGTAACCGCCGGCACCACCAAGCAGGCGGACATCAACGGGATCTTCGACCTGCGGGCGCTCAACAGCGTCTCCGGGGAGAAGACCTCGGCCGCGGGGCTGGGCCAGGAGTAG
- the purU gene encoding formyltetrahydrofolate deformylase, whose amino-acid sequence MTAIETETVPATSPTTVEHVLTLDCSESPGIVHAVSGFLLEHGCDIIDNQQFGERSEGHFFMRVHFASDGDASTVDTLRAAFGPVAERFGMRWRLERQGSKRKVLIMVSKFGHCLNDLLFRARIGELPVDVVAVVSNHTDHQALVEWHGIPFFHVPVTPETKPAAEARLLELVDEFDVELVVLARYMQVLSDNLTRKLDGKAINIHHSFLPSFKGAKPYHQAYARGVKTVGATAHYVNAELDEGPIIAQQTVEVNHTYGPEDLVAAGRDTECKALSNAVRWHCEGRVILQGNRTVVLR is encoded by the coding sequence ATGACTGCCATTGAGACTGAAACTGTCCCTGCCACTTCCCCGACCACTGTGGAGCACGTCCTGACTTTGGACTGTTCCGAATCGCCCGGCATTGTCCACGCCGTGTCCGGCTTCCTGCTGGAGCACGGCTGCGACATCATCGACAACCAGCAGTTCGGCGAGCGTTCCGAAGGGCATTTCTTCATGCGGGTGCATTTTGCGTCCGACGGCGATGCCTCCACCGTAGACACGCTGCGGGCGGCTTTTGGTCCGGTTGCGGAGCGTTTTGGGATGCGCTGGCGGCTGGAGCGGCAGGGTTCCAAGCGGAAAGTGCTGATCATGGTGTCCAAGTTCGGGCACTGCCTGAACGATCTGCTGTTCCGGGCGCGCATCGGTGAACTGCCGGTGGACGTGGTGGCCGTGGTGTCCAACCACACGGACCACCAGGCCCTGGTGGAATGGCACGGCATTCCGTTCTTCCACGTGCCGGTGACGCCGGAGACCAAGCCCGCGGCCGAGGCCCGGCTGCTGGAACTGGTGGACGAGTTCGACGTGGAACTTGTGGTGCTGGCCCGCTACATGCAGGTGCTCAGCGACAACCTGACCCGCAAGCTGGACGGCAAGGCGATCAACATCCACCACTCGTTCCTGCCCAGCTTCAAGGGCGCCAAGCCGTACCACCAGGCGTATGCGCGCGGTGTGAAAACTGTTGGGGCAACGGCGCACTACGTCAACGCCGAACTGGACGAGGGACCGATCATCGCCCAGCAGACCGTGGAGGTGAACCACACCTATGGGCCCGAGGACCTGGTGGCCGCCGGCCGCGACACCGAGTGCAAGGCCCTGTCCAACGCGGTCCGCTGGCACTGCGAAGGCCGGGTGATCCTGCAGGGCAACCGCACGGTGGTCCTCCGGTAG
- a CDS encoding three-helix bundle dimerization domain-containing protein, translating to MTKEPEVRALMAVVDRLAERFPEEQRSVIEDVVAEEHRFLDDGPIRDYVPVLVERAARMRLTQH from the coding sequence ATGACAAAAGAACCCGAAGTGCGGGCCCTCATGGCTGTTGTCGACCGGCTGGCGGAGCGCTTCCCCGAGGAACAGCGCTCCGTCATCGAGGACGTGGTCGCTGAAGAACACCGCTTCCTCGACGACGGTCCCATTCGGGATTATGTGCCGGTCCTTGTGGAACGGGCCGCAAGGATGCGCCTGACCCAGCACTAG
- a CDS encoding L-serine ammonia-lyase, giving the protein MALSVLDLFSVGIGPSSSHTVGPMRAAKLFADGLKGDGHLSSTTRVQAELFGSLGATGRGHGSDKAVVLGFKGLDPETVDTTTADDQVAAAALDAELWICGDHRVDFNWDEDVVLHRRKSLPAHPNGMTFRALDHAGAVLSERSFYSIGGGFVVDGDADAGDRVVADSTVLPHPFNTADELLEICSREGMSISDVMLANELSWRSEAELREELLKLWAVMRECVDNGCAAEGILPGGLNVRRRAPSLLQTLTADTGVTDPLRAMEWVNLFALAVNEENAAGGRIVTAPTNGAAGIVPAVLHYYVKFVPGADDDGVVRFLLAAAAVGILFKINASISGAEVGCQGEVGSACSMAAAGLCEVLGGTPAQVENAAEVGIEHNLGLTCDPVGGLVQIPCIERNAIASVKAINAARLALHGDGSHKVSLDKAIKTMRETGADMKTKYKETSRGGLAVNVIEC; this is encoded by the coding sequence ATGGCGCTCAGCGTCCTGGACCTGTTCTCCGTTGGCATCGGGCCGTCGTCGTCACACACGGTCGGCCCGATGCGCGCAGCGAAGCTGTTCGCTGACGGGCTCAAGGGCGACGGACACCTGAGCTCCACCACCCGGGTCCAGGCCGAGCTGTTCGGCTCCCTGGGTGCCACCGGGCGGGGCCACGGTTCAGACAAGGCCGTGGTCCTGGGCTTCAAGGGCCTGGACCCCGAAACGGTGGACACCACCACCGCCGATGACCAGGTGGCCGCGGCCGCGCTGGATGCCGAGCTGTGGATCTGCGGCGACCACCGGGTGGACTTCAACTGGGATGAGGACGTGGTGCTGCACCGGCGCAAGTCCCTTCCCGCCCACCCGAACGGCATGACTTTCCGGGCGCTGGACCACGCTGGTGCCGTACTCAGCGAACGGAGCTTCTATTCGATTGGGGGCGGCTTCGTCGTTGACGGCGATGCTGACGCAGGCGACCGCGTTGTGGCTGACTCCACTGTCCTTCCGCACCCGTTCAACACGGCCGACGAGCTCCTCGAGATCTGCAGCCGCGAGGGCATGTCCATCTCGGACGTCATGCTGGCCAACGAGCTGTCCTGGCGGTCCGAGGCGGAACTGCGCGAGGAACTCCTGAAGCTGTGGGCGGTGATGCGCGAATGCGTTGACAACGGCTGCGCCGCGGAAGGAATCCTTCCCGGTGGGCTCAACGTGCGCCGCCGCGCGCCGTCGTTACTCCAGACCCTGACGGCGGACACGGGAGTCACCGACCCCTTGCGGGCCATGGAGTGGGTGAACCTGTTCGCGCTGGCCGTGAACGAGGAAAACGCCGCCGGCGGGCGGATTGTCACCGCGCCCACCAACGGCGCTGCGGGGATCGTCCCGGCGGTGCTGCACTACTACGTGAAGTTCGTCCCCGGCGCCGACGACGACGGTGTGGTCCGCTTCCTGCTGGCCGCGGCCGCCGTCGGAATCCTGTTCAAGATCAACGCCTCAATCTCCGGCGCCGAGGTGGGCTGCCAGGGTGAAGTGGGGTCCGCCTGCTCCATGGCTGCCGCCGGGCTCTGCGAGGTGCTGGGCGGGACGCCCGCCCAGGTGGAAAACGCCGCCGAGGTGGGCATTGAACACAACCTGGGCCTGACGTGCGATCCCGTGGGCGGGCTGGTGCAGATCCCCTGCATCGAGCGCAACGCGATCGCCAGCGTCAAGGCGATCAACGCCGCCCGCCTTGCCCTGCACGGCGACGGCAGCCACAAGGTGTCCCTCGACAAAGCCATCAAGACGATGCGCGAGACGGGCGCCGACATGAAAACCAAGTACAAGGAAACGTCCCGAGGGGGCCTTGCCGTGAATGTGATCGAGTGCTGA